The following coding sequences lie in one Rutidosis leptorrhynchoides isolate AG116_Rl617_1_P2 chromosome 4, CSIRO_AGI_Rlap_v1, whole genome shotgun sequence genomic window:
- the LOC139843045 gene encoding uncharacterized protein has product MTAPNTIFVWGWSRDPGGRTAGELQGLINMLSGYAFDLGNEDKWKWTLASNGRFTVNSLSSQLDERILSGITSSHETYRNSLVPKKFEIFAWRVLKKRIRVRLKLDKQGIDLHSVRCSICDDDLESVDHCLISCKYSMEVWNRVYSWWKIGSFSNLSIGEILRGNAPIPLTNFGRLIWQAVECVCAYYNWKNRNNLVFRGKSWTIPVMLNEIQSKSFEWISQRLRKKIFNWHAWLSDPYIYL; this is encoded by the coding sequence ATGACTGCTCCAAATACTATTTTCGTATGGGGTTGGTCTCGAGATCCAGGTGGCCGTACCGCAGGCGAGTTGCAAGGACTTATCAACATGTTATCAGGGTATGCGTTTGATCTAGGGAATGAAGACAAATGGAAGTGGACCTTAGCTTCAAATGGACGATTCACAGTTAATTCTCTTTCTTCACAGCTTGATGAACGAATACTCTCGGGCATCACTTCATCGCACGAAACATATCGCAATAGTTTGGTTCCTAAAAAATTTGAAATCTTTGCGTGGAGGGTATTGAAGAAACGTATCCGGGTTAGATTGAAACTTGACAAACAGGGTATCGATCTCCATTCCGTCCGATGCTCAATTTGTGATGACGATTTAGAGAGTGTGGACCACTGCCTAATCTCTTGCAAATATTCGATGGAAGTTTGGAATAGAGTCTATAGTTGGTGGAAGATTGGAAGCTTCTCAAATTTAAGTATCGGCGAGATTCTTCGAGGGAACGCTCCGATTCCATTGACAAATTTCGGAAGATTAATTTGGCAAGCTGTTGAGTGTGTTTGCGCCTACTATAATTGGAAGAATCGTAACAACTTAGTCTTCCGTGGGAAATCGTGGACAATCCCGGTTATGTTGAACGAAATACAATCCAAGTCGTTTGAATGGATTTCACAACGGTTGCGAAAAAAGATCTTCAATTGGCATGCGTGGTTGAGTGATCCTTACATTTATCTCTGA